From Argopecten irradians isolate NY chromosome 2, Ai_NY, whole genome shotgun sequence, the proteins below share one genomic window:
- the LOC138315571 gene encoding uncharacterized protein, producing the protein MADCGRKLVVGVDVGGTNTDAVLIQVNTFPPKVVSSAKSLTTSDVTMGIKRAVANAILEARPSSSNPLNITQINIGTTHFVNAIVQRKNLARVAVIRLCGPASRSVPPFSDFNGELKESINGGVFLVNGGYEFDGKVITEVSRSEIQECIEKCVKNKINNFVVCGVFSPVRRSQEENVRQIILDVCPSASVTMSNEIGQISLLERENASILNECLKPLSAETIEGFRTAICDLGLNCPFYLTQNDGTIVSENAARSQPVRTFASGPTNSMRGAAFLSGVKNAVVVDIGGTTTDVGILRNGFPRESSSEVMVGGIRTNFRMPDVKSIGLGGGSYVSVDPVCIGPRSAGYNLGKEAFVFGTESDLDNRKLTATDVAVAAKLCSIGSPKNVAHIDPTPIINKIREMVEETTDQMKTSSGDLPVILVGGGTVLIDQSKGLRGASEVLKPMYYNVANAVGAALSQVSGSVDRVYSLSDLIDQHELSHSIQAKTNELTLASATKEGIENAEKEIRKNFFQQAREKALEGAQTIAIDLALNAGASLENIELVEKNETPLSYLPGNATRIQIKVVGDLDTSHVADNIISEFSWPTSIDITEEHLQEKQISTSTGKILDAGKLKESVHETNFDPTTGEWILSTWDVECIGLGAGILGCGGGGSPYLGRLLAKMALERGKTIRVITKETLLSKCRVKQVNTSSVVVPVALMGAPLIITEKLVSGEAAGSLMCLQQLYKDGYRDGEMPSQYKSSIKTDGEKTYIESYEAAETFTTSSTDLEDKKIVALVSAEVGGMNCIEPLLVSAELGIPVLDADGMGRAFPELQMYTPMIYGGKPYPSTLADAKGRRDVVLKIDTAKELENHFRRIVVEMGCSAGVTISCLRVEDELDQLVPLSISLAWRLGRAVLLSRRDNTSPTDAILRETDGFLTIAGKIVDVSRETTGGFNKGFLKIVGTDEFSDKKGVIEFQNENLIARIGTGFQTDKTEIVSCVPDLITVVDSDTGEPIPTENVRYGQRVSVLTLPSHPMLRTPRALAFVGPRAFGYNDIDFTPCGPCREIEPVGPR; encoded by the coding sequence ATGGCCGACTGTGGGCGGAAGCTCGTTGTTGGAGTAGATGTTGGAGGAACTAACACTGACGCTGTGCTTATCCAGGTTAACACTTTCCCGCCAAAGGTAGTGTCGTCTGCTAAGAGCTTGACAACCAGTGATGTTACCATGGGTATAAAACGCGCCGTTGCCAACGCTATCCTGGAGGCTCGACCGTCAAGTTCCAACCCTCTCAATATTACTCAAATTAATATAGGAACAACTCATTTTGTCAACGCTATAGTGCAAAGGAAAAATCTCGCGAGAGTTGCTGTGATCCGACTGTGTGGTCCAGCATCACGGTCTGTCCCTCCATTTAGTGACTTTAATGGTGAATTGAAGGAGAGCATTAATGGCGGCGTTTTCTTGGTGAACGGTGGATATGAGTTTGACGGGAAAGTTATCACTGAAGTTTCAAGATCAGAGATTCAGGAATGTATTGAGAAATGTGTGAAGAACAAAATCAACAACTTCGTTGTCTGTGGAGTGTTTTCTCCGGTAAGAAGAAGTCAAGAAGAGAATGTGAGGCAAATCATTCTTGATGTGTGTCCAAGCGCTAGCGTTACTATGTCAAACGAAATCGGCCAGATCAGCTTGTTAGAAAGAGAAAATGCGTCTATTTTAAACGAATGTCTTAAGCCTTTGAGTGCAGAAACTATCGAAGGTTTCAGAACGGCCATATGTGACCTTGGACTCAACTGCCCGTTTTACCTTACACAAAATGACGGTACAATTGTAAGCGAAAATGCGGCTCGCTCCCAGCCCGTCCGTACTTTTGCGTCTGGACCTACCAACAGTATGAGAGGAGCGGCATTTTTATCCGGAGTCAAGAATGCCGTTGTTGTTGATATTGGTGGTACGACTACAGATGTTGGCATATTGCGTAACGGATTTCCACGTGAGTCGTCTTCGGAGGTTATGGTTGGCGGAATCCGCACCAATTTCCGAATGCCAGACGTGAAAAGCATTGGTCTAGGCGGTGGTTCTTACGTTTCTGTAGATCCAGTATGTATCGGTCCTAGGAGCGCCGGATACAACTTAGGCAAGGAAGCATTTGTGTTTGGGACTGAGTCGGACTTGGATAACCGAAAATTAACGGCTACAGATGTGGCTGTCGCGGCGAAACTCTGTAGCATCGGTTCTCCGAAAAACGTTGCTCACATTGATCCGACCCCGATTATTAATAAAATACGCGAAATGGTTGAAGAGACAACAGATCAAATGAAAACGTCTTCTGGTGATTTGCCTGTGATTCTTGTAGGAGGTGGAACAGTATTAATAGATCAAAGCAAAGGTCTCCGTGGTGCTAGTGAAGTCCTCAAGCCGATGTATTACAATGTAGCCAATGCTGTTGGTGCCGCTCTCAGTCAAGTGTCTGGATCGGTTGACAGAGTATACAGTTTGTCAGACTTAATAGACCAACACGAACTTTCCCATTCCATTCAGGCCAAGACAAACGAACTTACACTTGCATCTGCCACGAAGGAAGGTATTGAAAATGCAGAAAAAGAAATAAGGAAGAATTTTTTCCAACAGGCACGAGAGAAAGCATTGGAAGGAGCACAGACCATTGCGATAGATTTGGCTCTTAACGCGGGTGCTAGTCTTGAAAATATAGAACTTGTGGAGAAAAACGAGACTCCGTTATCATATCTCCCTGGGAATGCTACACGGATACAGATTAAAGTTGTCGGAGATCTAGACACATCACACGTGGCCGATAATATAATCAGCGAATTTTCTTGGCCTACGTCAATAGACATAACTGAGGAGCATCTACAAgagaaacaaatatcaacatcGACTGGCAAAATTCTTGACGCTGGAAAATTAAAAGAAAGTGTTCATGAAACAAATTTTGACCCAACCACTGGGGAATGGATTTTATCTACGTGGGATGTGGAGTGTATTGGACTTGGCGCCGGGATTCTTGGGTGTGGAGGTGGTGGAAGCCCGTACTTGGGAAGGCTGCTAGCTAAAATGGCACTAGAAAGGGGCAAGACCATTCGTGTCATCACGAAAGAAACATTGCTATCAAAATGTCGAGTAAAACAGGTGAACACCTCCAGCGTGGTTGTTCCTGTGGCATTAATGGGGGCTCCCTTGATAATCACAGAGAAACTGGTAAGTGGAGAGGCAGCTGGATCGCTAATGTGTCTTCAACAACTGTATAAAGATGGTTATCGGGACGGAGAAATGCCTTCACAGTACAAAAGTTCCATTAAGACCGACGGTGAAAAAACATACATAGAAAGTTATGAAGCAGCTGAAACTTTTACCACTTCAAGTACCGACTTAGAGGACAAGAAAATCGTCGCTTTAGTATCAGCTGAGGTTGGAGGAATGAATTGTATAGAACCACTGCTCGTATCTGCCGAATTAGGGATCCCAGTCCTTGATGCCGACGGTATGGGGCGAGCGTTTCCAGAACTACAAATGTACACCCCTATGATATATGGCGGCAAACCGTACCCGTCTACGCTTGCAGATGCCAAGGGACGCAGGGACgttgttttgaaaattgataCCGCTAAAGAACTTGAGAATCACTTTCGTAGAATTGTAGTGGAGATGGGATGCAGTGCTGGTGTTACGATCTCTTGTTTGCGTGTTGAGGACGAACTCGATCAGCTAGTCCCCTTATCTATAAGTTTAGCATGGAGGCTAGGCCGTGCCGTCCTTTTGAGTCGCCGCGACAACACATCACCGACGGATGCCATTCTTCGAGAAACCGATGGATTCTTAACCATTGCAGGGAAAATTGTTGATGTCTCCCGAGAGACCACTGGAGGCTTCAACAAAGGATTTTTGAAGATAGTTGGGACCGATGAATTCTCAGATAAGAAAGGTGTGATCGAGTTTCAGAATGAGAACCTGATCGCGAGAATTGGCACTGGATTCCAGACAGATAAAACGGAGATAGTTTCGTGTGTCCCAGACCTAATCACTGTCGTGGACAGTGATACAGGAGAACCCATTCCTACAGAGAATGTACGGTACGGGCAAAGGGTAAGCGTTCTTACCCTCCCTTCTCATCCCATGCTCAGGACGCCACGCGCTCTGGCGTTCGTTGGCCCTCGTGCGTTTGGTTATAACGATATCGATTTCACTCCGTGTGGTCCTTGTCGAGAAATTGAACCCGTTGGCCcaagataa